The segment CGCCACATGCCGGACGCACCGGGAAGGTGTCGCGTCAGGCAGGTGGCGTTGACTTAGCCGCTTTCAGGCGTCTGGCATCCTTCTCCAGACGAGACCACATGCCGTCAAGCTGGCGATGCAGAGTCTCGTTATCCAGCTCATTCACACCTCGTTTGGCCAAAACGACAATGTCGATGGCCGGAAGGCGTTGCTGGCGGAGGCGAATGGATTCTCGCGTCAGACGTTTGAGGCGGTTGCGATCTACGGCACGGCGCACGTTCTTCTTGCTGAACACCAACCCCAGGCGGGCATGTCCCAAGTCATTCGGACAGGCCAGGGCCAAAAGCCCCTTGCCGTGTACCTTGAGGATGGTGTGATCGAAGACGTGCCGGTAATCCCCGGCAGTCAGCAAGCGAAGCTGCCGGGGAAATCCCTGACGGGACATCCGGGCCTCGATCAGGCGCTCAGACGCTTACGG is part of the Cobetia sp. L2A1 genome and harbors:
- the rnpA gene encoding ribonuclease P protein component, yielding MSRQGFPRQLRLLTAGDYRHVFDHTILKVHGKGLLALACPNDLGHARLGLVFSKKNVRRAVDRNRLKRLTRESIRLRQQRLPAIDIVVLAKRGVNELDNETLHRQLDGMWSRLEKDARRLKAAKSTPPA